One Methylosarcina fibrata AML-C10 DNA segment encodes these proteins:
- a CDS encoding SDR family NAD(P)-dependent oxidoreductase — translation MSRPHKRIVIIGATSAIAEHCARLWAHNAAVDLTLVGRDPDKTERVAADLRVRSPQSAIRVLAANFTDPVAIRQLVNEITAEGPVHTVLIAHGSLPDQAACQQDLTACQEALIINAISPVLFAEAFAGSMEKNNRGTLAIIGSVAGDRGRKSNYVYGAAKGLVTRYAQGLQHRLANTDVKVVLIKPGPTDTPMTAHIKEQGGDLASVEAVAQSIVQGIDQGKPVIYVPAKWLLIMMIIRHLPRFIFNKMDI, via the coding sequence ATGTCCCGTCCCCATAAAAGAATCGTCATCATCGGCGCAACCTCGGCAATTGCAGAACACTGTGCCCGTTTATGGGCCCACAATGCCGCGGTGGATCTGACCCTGGTCGGCCGTGACCCGGACAAAACGGAGCGAGTCGCCGCTGACCTTCGGGTTCGCAGCCCACAATCCGCCATACGCGTTCTCGCAGCCAATTTCACCGATCCCGTCGCCATCCGCCAACTGGTGAATGAGATCACCGCCGAAGGACCCGTTCATACCGTGCTGATTGCCCACGGTTCGCTGCCGGACCAGGCCGCATGCCAACAGGACTTGACTGCATGCCAGGAAGCGCTGATTATTAATGCCATCTCTCCGGTACTGTTTGCAGAGGCGTTTGCCGGCTCCATGGAAAAGAACAATCGAGGAACGCTGGCAATTATCGGGTCGGTGGCCGGAGACAGAGGACGCAAGTCGAATTACGTCTATGGCGCCGCGAAGGGATTGGTGACGCGTTATGCACAGGGACTTCAACATCGTCTGGCAAATACCGACGTAAAAGTCGTTCTGATCAAGCCCGGACCGACCGATACGCCGATGACCGCACACATTAAAGAACAAGGCGGTGATCTCGCCAGTGTAGAAGCGGTGGCTCAGTCCATCGTTCAGGGAATCGATCAGGGAAAGCCTGTTATCTATGTACCGGCCAAATGGCTATTGATCATGATGATCATTCGGCACTTGCCTCGTTTTATTTTTAATAAAATGGATATATGA
- a CDS encoding FAD-binding oxidoreductase, which yields MVKVSSWGRLDHCEHEVRVLTDRYQVINQLKNKRPGLAYGMGRSYGDACLNPGGALWNTTGLDRFIGFNENTGRLVCESGLLLRDIQRLVVPRGWILPVTPGTQLITVGGAIANDVHGKNHHAFGSFGDHVRRIKLARTDTTCIECGPDRKPDWFAATVGGLGLTGLITEAEIQLRRIAGPWLDAETLPYTDLDEFFHLCDDSESGWEHTVSWIDCIHKGEGRGLFMRAKPANEPSRPEPSPRKLTIPFVPPVSLVNGLSLRAFNTAYFNAKKQQSGRSIVHYEPFFYPLDNLLEWNRMYGPKGFYQYQSVVPREVGRDAVQAMLNEIAGAGEGSFLTVLKTFGNRQPLGMMSFPQPGVTLALDFPNRGERTLKLFDRLDAIVREAGGRIYPAKDARMPRDLFESGYPRLSEFLPYRDPGISSALSRRLIGN from the coding sequence ATGGTAAAAGTTTCATCCTGGGGAAGACTGGACCATTGCGAACATGAAGTTCGAGTACTGACCGATCGGTATCAAGTCATCAATCAGCTAAAAAACAAACGCCCCGGTCTGGCTTACGGCATGGGACGCAGTTATGGCGACGCTTGTCTCAATCCGGGCGGCGCATTATGGAACACGACTGGCCTGGACCGGTTTATCGGCTTCAACGAGAACACGGGCAGACTGGTCTGTGAATCCGGCCTGCTCTTGCGCGATATTCAACGCCTGGTTGTTCCGAGAGGCTGGATTCTTCCCGTTACCCCCGGAACCCAGTTGATAACGGTGGGCGGAGCCATTGCCAACGACGTGCATGGAAAGAATCATCACGCATTCGGCTCCTTCGGCGATCATGTGCGGAGGATCAAACTGGCGCGCACGGACACGACGTGCATTGAGTGCGGACCTGACCGGAAACCCGACTGGTTTGCCGCCACCGTGGGCGGTCTCGGTCTTACCGGCCTCATTACCGAAGCCGAAATTCAACTGCGCCGGATAGCCGGCCCATGGCTTGACGCCGAGACCCTGCCCTATACCGATCTGGACGAGTTTTTCCATTTGTGCGACGATTCGGAAAGCGGCTGGGAACATACCGTTTCCTGGATCGACTGTATTCATAAAGGTGAAGGACGCGGGCTTTTCATGCGGGCCAAGCCGGCGAACGAACCCTCCCGTCCGGAGCCGTCACCCCGCAAACTGACGATTCCGTTCGTCCCCCCCGTATCTCTGGTTAACGGCCTTTCGCTTAGAGCGTTCAATACGGCCTACTTCAACGCCAAAAAGCAGCAATCAGGCAGAAGCATCGTCCATTATGAGCCTTTCTTCTATCCGCTCGACAATCTGCTGGAATGGAACCGGATGTATGGCCCTAAAGGCTTCTATCAGTACCAGAGTGTGGTGCCGCGTGAAGTTGGACGTGATGCCGTGCAGGCCATGCTGAATGAAATTGCCGGCGCCGGTGAAGGATCCTTCCTGACCGTATTGAAAACCTTCGGCAATCGTCAGCCCCTCGGCATGATGAGTTTTCCGCAGCCGGGCGTCACTCTGGCTCTGGATTTTCCCAACCGGGGAGAGCGGACGCTTAAGCTCTTCGATCGGCTGGATGCGATTGTCCGCGAAGCCGGCGGGCGAATTTATCCGGCCAAAGACGCTCGCATGCCTCGGGATCTATTCGAATCGGGCTACCCTCGCCTCTCAGAATTTCTGCCATATCGCGATCCCGGCATCAGCTCGGCGCTGTCCCGAAGACTCATAGGAAATTAA
- a CDS encoding glycosyltransferase family 4 protein, with protein sequence MKPIINKKRRSGSAMLITAVELIKNRLYPWLKKGRAILRRFSSKNKDAAAPYTVKRQETDSPDAPRVSHVIANFMTGGSSRLVVDLIEQLGGYRQNVMTRHIPDPPAYVSLEIEEYRYPVDEKPFLEFFKRSKTDFVHVHYWENRDEPWYHKALRAAEILGLPVIENINTPVAPYLSDAVARYVYVSDFVRRTYGKNGARHVTIYPGSDFSLFDRNDGETLPEDCVGMVYRLENDKLGPQAIEPFIRIARKRPMTRILIVGGGSLLAVFRQAVTAARVADRFEFTGYAGYEQLPGLYRRLSLFIAPVRQESFGQVSSFAMNMRIPVIGYDAGALSEIIDDPQLLASPGDAEALARIALALLDDPELRERIGRRQRERARRLFSVQAMIKSYGDLYAEIGRTLGKESA encoded by the coding sequence ATGAAACCCATCATCAATAAAAAAAGGCGATCAGGCTCGGCCATGCTGATCACGGCAGTCGAGCTGATCAAAAATCGATTGTATCCCTGGCTGAAAAAAGGCAGGGCGATCCTTCGCAGATTCAGCAGCAAGAATAAGGACGCCGCCGCGCCTTATACGGTGAAACGGCAGGAAACGGATTCTCCGGACGCGCCTCGGGTTAGCCACGTCATCGCCAATTTCATGACCGGCGGCTCGTCGCGGCTGGTGGTCGACCTGATCGAGCAATTGGGCGGCTACCGGCAAAACGTCATGACCCGCCATATTCCCGATCCGCCGGCCTACGTGAGCCTGGAAATAGAAGAGTACCGCTACCCGGTCGATGAAAAGCCGTTCCTGGAATTTTTTAAGCGCAGCAAAACCGATTTCGTCCACGTTCACTATTGGGAGAACCGCGACGAGCCCTGGTATCACAAAGCCCTCAGGGCAGCGGAAATCCTGGGATTGCCGGTCATCGAAAACATCAATACGCCGGTCGCGCCCTATCTCTCGGATGCGGTGGCCCGCTACGTCTACGTCAGCGACTTCGTCCGGCGTACCTATGGCAAAAACGGCGCCCGGCACGTCACCATCTATCCGGGCTCGGACTTTTCCCTGTTCGACCGGAATGACGGCGAAACCCTGCCGGAAGACTGCGTCGGCATGGTGTACCGGCTTGAGAACGACAAGCTCGGTCCCCAGGCGATCGAACCGTTCATCCGTATCGCCCGGAAACGTCCGATGACGCGCATCCTGATCGTCGGCGGCGGCTCCTTGCTGGCCGTCTTCCGGCAGGCGGTCACGGCAGCCCGGGTAGCCGACCGCTTCGAGTTTACCGGCTATGCCGGCTACGAACAACTGCCCGGACTCTACCGCCGCCTGTCCTTGTTCATCGCGCCGGTCCGGCAGGAAAGTTTCGGCCAGGTCAGCTCCTTCGCGATGAACATGCGCATCCCGGTGATCGGTTACGATGCCGGCGCTTTGAGCGAAATCATCGACGACCCGCAACTGCTGGCGTCGCCGGGCGACGCCGAGGCACTGGCCCGGATTGCGCTGGCCCTTCTGGACGACCCCGAGCTTCGGGAGCGCATCGGCCGCAGGCAGCGCGAACGCGCCCGCCGGCTATTCAGCGTGCAGGCCATGATCAAATCCTACGGCGATCTTTACGCTGAGATCGGCCGCACCCTCGGCAAGGAGAGCGCATGA
- a CDS encoding NAD-dependent epimerase/dehydratase family protein: MQLKHKKIILPGGAGLVGQNLVARLKAKGYQEIVVLDKHRSNLAVLNRVQPDIIAEYADLAYPGDWQRHFAGADVVVMLQAQIGGTDYQEFVRNNLESTRLILDAVKINQIPYLVHISSSVVESVADDFYTNTKKEQERMVLESGIPCPVLRPTLMFGWFDRKHLGWLSRFMKKMPIFPIPGDGRYMRQPLYVGDFCNIIISCIENGIAGGVYNISGHEKVDYIDIIREIKRATGARALITRIPYGLFYSLLWIWELFDKNPPFTTQQLAALTAKDEFEVIDWPGIFGVPCTPFIEAINETFNDPAYGTVILEF, encoded by the coding sequence ATGCAATTAAAACACAAAAAAATAATACTTCCCGGCGGCGCCGGACTGGTCGGCCAAAATCTCGTCGCCCGCCTTAAAGCAAAGGGATACCAAGAGATCGTCGTGCTCGACAAACATCGGAGCAATTTGGCCGTCCTGAACCGGGTTCAGCCCGATATTATCGCAGAATATGCCGATCTGGCTTATCCGGGCGACTGGCAGCGGCATTTTGCAGGGGCTGACGTCGTCGTGATGCTGCAAGCCCAGATCGGCGGCACGGATTATCAGGAGTTCGTCCGCAACAATCTGGAATCGACCCGGCTGATCCTCGACGCCGTCAAAATCAACCAGATACCCTACCTGGTCCATATCAGTTCTTCGGTGGTGGAATCGGTAGCCGACGATTTCTATACCAATACCAAAAAGGAACAGGAACGGATGGTGCTGGAGAGCGGCATCCCCTGCCCTGTATTGCGCCCGACCCTGATGTTCGGCTGGTTCGACCGCAAGCATTTGGGCTGGTTGTCGCGGTTCATGAAAAAAATGCCTATTTTCCCGATCCCCGGAGACGGCCGCTACATGCGCCAGCCGCTGTATGTGGGCGACTTCTGCAACATCATTATCAGTTGCATCGAAAACGGAATCGCCGGCGGCGTTTACAACATCTCGGGCCATGAGAAGGTGGATTACATCGACATCATTCGCGAAATCAAACGTGCGACGGGAGCCCGCGCATTGATCACCAGGATTCCCTATGGATTGTTTTACTCGTTGCTGTGGATCTGGGAGCTGTTCGATAAAAACCCGCCGTTCACAACCCAGCAACTGGCCGCCCTCACTGCCAAGGACGAGTTCGAGGTGATCGACTGGCCCGGTATTTTCGGGGTGCCTTGTACGCCTTTTATCGAAGCCATCAATGAAACCTTTAATGACCCGGCCTATGGCACGGTCATCCTGGAGTTCTGA
- a CDS encoding NAD-dependent epimerase/dehydratase family protein — protein sequence MTIQTADTQLKCVIFGGGGFIGSHIADHLLRSGHSVRIFERPRIPLYRSFEAHERVEWITGDLLSNHDLSDAIQGADVVLHLVSTTLPKNSSDDPIYDVQSNLVGSLQMLNTMVTHRVKKIVFISSGGTIYGNPEYLPIDERHPTNPNVSYGITKLAIEKYLLLYEKMHGIKAVILRVANPFGERQRVETAQGAVGVFLHRALSGRPIEIWGDGSVVRDYLYVSDVAEAFVKAVEYQGDKNIFNISSGKGTSLNELLDLLENLLARPIQRRYLPGRSFDVPVSILSNALARQELGWQPAVPLHDGIVRTLAWMENEIAEGRRS from the coding sequence ATGACGATCCAGACTGCCGACACACAACTGAAATGCGTCATTTTCGGAGGCGGCGGTTTTATCGGCTCGCATATCGCCGACCATTTGCTGCGCTCGGGCCATTCGGTCAGGATCTTCGAACGGCCCCGCATTCCCTTGTACCGCTCCTTCGAGGCCCACGAACGGGTGGAATGGATCACCGGCGACCTGCTCAGCAATCACGATCTGAGCGACGCAATTCAGGGAGCCGACGTCGTACTGCACCTGGTCTCCACGACGCTGCCGAAAAACTCCAGCGATGATCCGATCTACGACGTCCAGAGCAATCTGGTCGGCAGTCTGCAGATGCTCAACACGATGGTGACGCATCGGGTCAAAAAAATCGTGTTCATCTCTTCCGGCGGCACGATCTACGGAAACCCGGAGTATTTGCCGATCGACGAACGCCATCCGACCAATCCCAACGTTTCCTACGGCATCACCAAGCTCGCCATCGAAAAATACCTGTTGCTGTACGAGAAAATGCACGGCATTAAAGCGGTGATTCTCCGGGTGGCCAACCCGTTCGGCGAGCGCCAGCGCGTCGAGACCGCCCAGGGCGCCGTCGGCGTTTTCCTGCACCGGGCGCTCAGCGGCCGGCCCATCGAAATCTGGGGCGACGGCAGCGTGGTTCGCGACTATCTGTACGTCAGCGACGTCGCGGAAGCGTTCGTCAAGGCGGTCGAGTACCAAGGCGACAAAAATATTTTCAATATCAGCTCGGGCAAAGGCACCAGCCTGAACGAGTTGCTGGACCTTCTGGAAAACCTGCTCGCCCGGCCGATTCAACGCCGCTATCTGCCGGGCCGCAGTTTCGACGTGCCGGTCAGCATTCTGAGCAACGCCCTGGCCCGGCAGGAACTGGGCTGGCAGCCGGCCGTGCCGCTGCACGACGGCATCGTCAGGACCCTGGCCTGGATGGAGAACGAAATAGCCGAAGGCCGGCGGAGCTGA
- a CDS encoding NAD(P)/FAD-dependent oxidoreductase: protein MKQRIAVLGAGPMGLAVAFQLARDGHQPVVFEADDRIGGMTASFDFSGLTIERYYHFHCISDEAFLKVLDELAIADKMRWTETKMGYWYQGQLQPWGNPMALLKFQGLSLAAKFRYGLHAFLSTRRNDWQPLDQVEATGWIKRWVGEEAYEVLWRRLFDYKFYDFSTNLSAAWIWSRIRRIGRSRYSLFREKLGYLEGGSETLLRALRADIEKHGGEIRLNSPVGKVVIEEAKVRGIETDGRFEAFDKVISTVPLPYVPSLMPDLPSSILQSYRSVNNIAVVCVIVKLRQAVTENFWLNTNDPDMDIPGLVEYTNLRPLDRHIVYVPFYMPGEHPKFAEPDQIFLDKVRRYLKKINPRLSDEDFIELRASRYRYAQPICDPGYLDKLPPAALPVEGLWAADTSYYYPEDRGISESIDFGRKMAREATA, encoded by the coding sequence ATGAAGCAGCGCATTGCCGTGCTGGGAGCGGGACCCATGGGCCTGGCCGTGGCTTTTCAATTGGCGCGCGACGGTCACCAGCCGGTTGTTTTCGAAGCGGATGATCGCATAGGCGGCATGACCGCCTCGTTCGATTTTTCCGGCTTGACCATCGAGCGTTACTATCATTTTCATTGCATCTCCGACGAGGCTTTTTTGAAGGTGCTGGACGAATTGGCGATAGCCGACAAAATGCGCTGGACCGAAACGAAAATGGGTTACTGGTATCAGGGACAATTGCAGCCCTGGGGCAACCCCATGGCGTTACTCAAGTTTCAAGGCTTGAGCCTCGCCGCCAAATTCCGTTACGGTCTCCATGCCTTCCTCTCGACCCGACGCAACGACTGGCAACCGCTGGATCAAGTCGAAGCGACGGGCTGGATCAAACGCTGGGTGGGCGAGGAAGCTTACGAAGTCTTGTGGCGCCGGTTATTCGACTACAAGTTTTACGATTTTTCCACGAACCTGTCGGCGGCCTGGATCTGGAGCCGGATACGGCGAATCGGACGTTCGCGCTACAGTCTGTTCCGCGAAAAACTGGGTTATCTGGAAGGCGGTTCGGAAACGCTGCTCCGGGCCCTGCGCGCGGATATTGAAAAGCACGGCGGTGAAATTCGCCTCAACTCTCCGGTCGGCAAAGTCGTCATCGAAGAGGCGAAGGTGCGAGGCATAGAAACGGACGGACGATTCGAAGCCTTCGACAAGGTCATCAGCACCGTCCCTTTGCCTTACGTGCCCAGTTTGATGCCTGATTTACCCTCTTCGATACTGCAAAGTTACCGATCGGTCAACAACATCGCGGTGGTCTGCGTAATCGTAAAACTGCGTCAAGCGGTAACCGAGAACTTCTGGTTGAACACGAACGATCCCGACATGGACATTCCGGGTTTGGTGGAGTACACCAATTTAAGACCCCTGGATCGGCACATTGTTTATGTCCCTTTTTATATGCCGGGGGAACACCCTAAATTTGCCGAGCCGGATCAAATATTCCTCGACAAAGTGCGCCGCTATTTGAAGAAGATCAACCCCCGGTTAAGCGACGAGGACTTCATTGAGCTGCGCGCAAGCCGCTACCGTTATGCTCAGCCCATTTGCGATCCGGGCTATCTCGACAAGCTGCCCCCGGCCGCGCTGCCGGTCGAAGGCCTGTGGGCCGCGGATACTTCTTATTATTATCCGGAAGACAGAGGCATTTCCGAAAGTATCGATTTCGGCAGAAAAATGGCAAGGGAAGCAACGGCGTGA
- a CDS encoding GtrA family protein has translation MIRQFFSRQFLIFLLTGGTAAAVNFGSRIVYSHWLEFSTAVICAYLTGMTTAFVLAKLFVFRESRQAVHRSAFFFILVNLVAVSQTWAISMGLAYYLLPRWGITLFAKEIAHAVGVAVPVFTSYIGHKRWSFR, from the coding sequence GTGATTCGGCAATTTTTTTCGCGGCAATTTCTGATCTTTTTACTGACCGGCGGAACCGCCGCGGCGGTCAATTTCGGCTCCAGAATCGTCTATAGCCACTGGCTGGAGTTTTCCACCGCGGTAATCTGCGCCTACCTTACCGGAATGACCACCGCCTTCGTATTGGCCAAACTGTTTGTATTCCGGGAGAGCCGGCAAGCAGTGCATCGTTCGGCCTTCTTTTTCATTCTGGTGAACTTGGTCGCCGTATCGCAAACCTGGGCCATCAGCATGGGCCTGGCCTATTATCTTCTGCCCCGCTGGGGAATAACCTTGTTCGCAAAGGAAATCGCTCATGCGGTCGGCGTGGCGGTCCCCGTATTTACCAGTTATATCGGTCACAAGCGCTGGTCCTTTCGCTAA
- a CDS encoding glycosyltransferase family 4 protein gives MNIAFFVHCFFPDHFYGTETYTLELARHYRNWGHQVTVVSAVFPGEPAKTELITRYEYRGVPVICIDKNRLPDARVRDTYHQPALRPVLEQILDGLKPDVVHVTHLINHTAVLLDVTSERGIPTYATLTDFFGFCLNNKLEAADGELCLGPSPSRINCLACHLQAIRRYSSAKPWLRAAAFPELAPVIARLAPFAGKWPGDFGQRLTQLVGDIAERPDTLTELYNRTYRAAVAPTRFLENAYRNNRFTVPLHTLWFGVDIDRSPKPKRPEGRLPVLGFIGQIAPHKGVDLLIDAFLRLPPGSAELRIYGPENLDPVYMARLRASATGAPISFPGTFAKEAMAGILADVDLLVVPSRWYENSPLVLLNALATHTPVLIADVAGMTEFVEEEVNGHHFRRGSVDDLEARLRALLKEPDTLARLSETTRYERTIEMMARETFQIYS, from the coding sequence ATGAACATCGCCTTTTTCGTCCATTGTTTCTTTCCCGATCATTTTTACGGCACCGAAACCTATACCCTGGAGCTGGCCCGGCATTACCGAAACTGGGGGCATCAGGTGACCGTCGTATCCGCCGTTTTTCCGGGCGAACCGGCGAAGACCGAACTGATCACGCGATACGAATACCGGGGCGTTCCGGTCATTTGCATCGACAAAAACAGGCTGCCCGATGCTCGGGTCAGGGACACCTACCATCAGCCGGCTCTTCGTCCCGTACTGGAACAAATCCTCGACGGGCTGAAGCCCGACGTCGTCCACGTCACCCATCTGATCAACCATACCGCGGTTTTGCTGGACGTCACCTCTGAGCGCGGCATACCGACGTATGCGACCCTGACCGATTTTTTCGGCTTCTGCCTCAACAACAAGCTGGAAGCGGCCGACGGCGAGCTTTGCCTGGGGCCCTCTCCGTCCCGGATCAATTGCCTGGCGTGCCATTTGCAAGCGATCCGCCGCTATTCTTCCGCCAAGCCCTGGCTTCGGGCTGCCGCGTTTCCGGAGCTCGCGCCCGTCATTGCTCGGCTGGCCCCTTTCGCCGGCAAGTGGCCGGGAGATTTCGGCCAACGCCTGACTCAATTGGTCGGAGACATTGCCGAGCGACCCGATACTCTGACGGAGCTGTACAACCGAACTTATCGAGCCGCCGTGGCGCCCACCCGGTTTCTCGAAAACGCCTACCGGAACAACCGGTTTACAGTCCCCTTGCATACCCTCTGGTTCGGCGTCGACATCGACCGGAGCCCCAAACCCAAGCGCCCCGAAGGCCGCTTGCCGGTGCTCGGATTCATCGGCCAGATCGCCCCGCACAAAGGCGTTGATCTTCTGATCGACGCTTTCCTCCGGCTTCCGCCCGGTTCGGCCGAATTGAGAATTTATGGCCCGGAAAATCTGGACCCCGTTTACATGGCCAGGCTGAGAGCTTCGGCTACAGGCGCGCCCATAAGTTTCCCGGGCACGTTCGCCAAAGAAGCGATGGCCGGCATTTTGGCCGACGTCGATCTTTTGGTCGTTCCGTCGCGCTGGTACGAAAACAGCCCTCTGGTTTTATTGAATGCGCTGGCCACCCACACGCCGGTTCTGATCGCCGACGTGGCGGGAATGACTGAATTCGTCGAAGAAGAAGTCAACGGCCATCATTTCCGGCGCGGCAGCGTCGACGATCTGGAAGCCAGGCTGCGAGCCCTGCTGAAAGAGCCCGACACTCTGGCCCGGCTGTCGGAAACAACCCGCTACGAGCGCACGATCGAAATGATGGCGCGGGAAACTTTTCAAATATATTCTTAA
- a CDS encoding UbiA family prenyltransferase, with protein sequence MNLYPLVVDLDGTLIHTDMLHESALRVLRDSPLYTLHIPYWLSRGKAALKQNLANRSDFDPSSLPYNKELLEWLRQQKALGRKLVLCTASDLSIATAISEHLGVFDEVMASDGVRNLAGKHKAELLVQCFGHAGFDYAGNSNADLAVWQQAHKAVVVNASDALIKKASAYCEVERVFPSPALEFKVWRRVFRVHQWLKNLLLFVPILAAHQLTNPDIWLELILAFFSFSLCASSVYIANDLLDLESDRQHPRKCKRPFASGLVPAWMGVVLAPVLLFSSLALARHVGEAFFSWLLFYFALTCAYSWMLKRVMLIDCLTLAMLYTLRIVAGAAAVEMSLSFWLLAFSVFLFLSLAFVKRYAELEVQLLHGKQKAHGRGYYTSDASLLQTMGITSGYAAVLVLALYLNSDAILKLYRTPEWVWGAVPIMLFWVSWMWMQAHRGKMHDDPLVFAVKDKASLLSGVAFSIVLAIGTLGWPW encoded by the coding sequence TTGAACTTGTATCCTCTTGTAGTTGATCTCGACGGCACACTGATTCACACAGACATGCTCCACGAATCGGCATTAAGAGTTCTGCGCGATAGCCCGCTTTATACATTGCATATCCCTTATTGGTTGTCACGGGGTAAGGCTGCACTTAAGCAGAATTTAGCCAACCGTTCCGATTTTGACCCAAGCAGCCTCCCTTACAACAAGGAGTTACTGGAATGGTTAAGGCAACAAAAGGCTTTAGGCCGGAAACTGGTCTTATGCACCGCTTCCGACCTTTCCATAGCCACCGCCATATCGGAACACCTGGGCGTTTTTGATGAAGTGATGGCAAGTGACGGCGTCAGGAACTTGGCGGGAAAACACAAGGCGGAGTTGCTCGTGCAGTGTTTCGGTCATGCCGGTTTCGATTATGCCGGAAACTCCAATGCCGACCTGGCGGTCTGGCAACAAGCTCATAAAGCAGTAGTCGTCAATGCTTCTGACGCCTTGATCAAAAAAGCAAGCGCTTATTGCGAAGTAGAGCGGGTATTTCCTTCCCCCGCTTTAGAATTCAAGGTTTGGCGCCGCGTGTTCCGGGTGCACCAATGGCTGAAGAACTTGCTGTTATTCGTGCCCATCCTGGCGGCTCACCAATTGACCAACCCCGATATCTGGCTGGAGCTCATTCTGGCTTTTTTTTCATTCAGCCTGTGCGCTTCCTCGGTTTACATCGCCAACGATCTGCTGGATCTGGAAAGCGACCGGCAACATCCTCGCAAATGCAAACGGCCTTTTGCCTCCGGTCTGGTTCCGGCCTGGATGGGCGTGGTTCTGGCTCCCGTACTGCTGTTCAGCAGCCTGGCATTAGCCCGGCATGTAGGAGAGGCCTTCTTTTCCTGGTTGCTGTTTTATTTTGCCTTGACCTGCGCTTATTCCTGGATGCTTAAGCGCGTGATGCTGATAGACTGCCTGACGTTGGCCATGCTTTATACCTTGCGCATCGTTGCGGGCGCCGCCGCTGTTGAAATGAGTCTGTCTTTCTGGCTGCTGGCGTTTTCCGTCTTTTTATTTTTGTCCTTGGCTTTTGTCAAACGGTATGCCGAATTGGAGGTGCAACTGCTGCACGGAAAGCAAAAAGCTCACGGTCGCGGTTATTACACTTCGGATGCCTCTTTGCTGCAAACGATGGGCATCACGTCGGGCTATGCCGCCGTTCTGGTGCTGGCGCTTTATCTTAACAGCGACGCCATATTGAAGCTCTATCGTACCCCCGAATGGGTATGGGGAGCGGTACCCATTATGCTGTTCTGGGTCAGTTGGATGTGGATGCAGGCTCATCGGGGCAAAATGCATGACGACCCTTTGGTCTTCGCCGTTAAAGACAAAGCCAGCCTGCTGTCGGGCGTGGCTTTTTCCATCGTTCTGGCTATCGGTACCCTGGGATGGCCATGGTAA